ttcctctaCGGTGCGACCCAAAGTGAAGCAGCTGAGTGATACTTACTGGTACTGTAAATGAGTTGTGATAATGGACATTTTTCTCAGACTCTGGAGGACAGACAATGCGGATGgtaaaaatcacacaaacagctgtcTCTAATTAGCTCGGCAAAGAGTCACAAACAGGAATAATGATCACTTACATCCTCAGAGTGCAGAATGGCATCCTCCTGGATCACCATGTTCCTTGCTGCTTGCCCAAGAAGCTGAAAGAGACGTTAGCACTGTTAATTATAGACCCAgccaataaattagaatatgattgaaaggtttatttcagtaactgcatcaataagtgaaacacattatgtaGATTAATTTCACACAGCTTCAAGCTTTCTGTTAATTATcatgattttctgcttccagcAAATGAAAACACCACATTTAAGATGAGAATATAACATCAGACCAATAGAAGAACatttcaatacagaaatgtgggcttaatgaaaagcatgtttaatatccgcttaaagtttttatttttaaaaggtaattttaatctgacaaatgacaGACCAcacattctgatttattaaatatgactatTTTTATCATCAGCCTCACATATTAGGATGTAGCCCAGGGGGAACTAATCCAAACCTTTCAATTTCGAGTCTTAAACTAGTCAGAGTAACAATTAATAGTTCCTGGATTTCTAAACTATATCttagctgtgtttttgttttccagcacCAGCAAGAGGAAGGGAACTTCAAAAACGTCTGAAAATCAGTGCTGATGTagctttttattataaatattaaccaaaaacaaattaaacatccATTAAATTGAGAAAATAATGACTAAATTCATccataataaaacagaaaaagctaATTTTTATACACAATAAAAATTATCTTAATGTTAACCAACTGCAACAGTACAAACCTGCTTATACAGTATTTAATCAGTAACATTAGATGATTAAAATAActaattttttttgttcaactgtataaaaagaaactttgtaATCTAGTTACTATTAAACTAATAAGAATTAACTACAGGTAATTGTAACTGATTCTAGAAAGTGACACTTTCAGACAAAACAGTGGATCCTCTGTGAcgtattaatattatataataatatataatattaatataaaacttcaataaaaataaacaaagacatcTTCTATGGGTAAccaacctgtttaatatgataGAGGGGTGGGTATATTAACCCATATatatttgccttttttatttattattattatttaaggaaaaaacacgtcccttgtgggactcctgaggcggctgacgggtaccgtgaggctaagcgtgctgcggcccgggctgtggcagaggcaaaaactcggacctgggaggagttcggtgagaccatggagaaggactaccggttctggcaaaccgtccgtcgcctcaggagggggaagcagtgcttcgccaacactgtttatagtgggggcgggagactgctgacctcgactgaggacattatcgggcggtggaaggagtacttcgaggatctcctcaatcctgccatcacgcattccgtggtagaaacagaggctggggactcggggttgaactctttcatcacccaggctgaagtcaccgaggtggttgaaaagctccgcggtggcaaggcttcgggggtggatgagatccgccctgagtacctcaagtctctgaatgttgtagggctgtcatggttgacacgtctcttcaacattgcgtggcggtcggggacagtgcctctggactggcagactggggtggttgtcccccttcataagaagggtgaccggagggtgtgttccaactacagggggatcacactcctcagcctccctggtaagacctacaccagggtattggagaggagagtccagccgatagtcgaacctcggcttcaggaggagcagtgtggttttcgtcccggccgtggaacactgaaccagctctataccctctacagggtgctcgagggttcatgggagtttgcccaaccggttcacatgtgttttgtggacctggagaaggcattcgactgtgtccctcgtgatgccctgtggggggtgctccaggagtatggaatcgggggccctttactaggggccatctggtccctgtacgagcggagcaggagtttggtccgcattgccggcactaagtcggacttgttcccagtgcatgttggactccggcagggctgccctttgtcaccggtcctgttcataacttttatggacaggatttctagacgcagccaagggccggagggggtcgggtttggggaccagtggatttcgtctcttctttttgcagatgacgtggtcctgctggccccctctagccaagacctacagcatgcgctgtggcggttcgcagccaagtgtgaagcggctgggatgaggatcagctcctccaagtccgaggccatggtactcgaccggaaaagggtggcttgtcctcttcaggttggaggggagttcctgcctcaagtggaggagtttaagtatctctgggtcttgttcacgagtgagggaagaatggagcgggagatcgacagacggatcggtgcggctgccacagtaatgggggcgctgtgccggtccgttgtggtgaagagagagctgagccgaaaagcaaagctctcaatttactggtcggtctacgttcctaccctcacctatggccatgaactttgggtcatgaccgaaagaacgagatcccggatacaagcggctgaaatgagcttcctccgtagggtgcccgggcactcccttagagatagtgtGAGGAGcgcggccatccgggaggggctcggagtagagccgctgctcctccacatcgagaggagccagttgaggtggctcgggcatctataccggatgcctcctggacgccttcctcgggaggtgttccaggcacgtcccaccgggaggaggcccaggggacggcccaggacacgctggagggactatgtctctcggctggcctgggaacgccttgggctccccctggaggaactggaggaggtgtctggagagagggacgtctgggcgtctctgttgagtctgctgcccccgcgacccggtcccggataagcggaagacgacgagtacgagtacacgTCCATGTGACTTCAGAGACATCAGGGGTCCTCTCCATCTTGGTCCGTTGTGCACTGGTTCCATCACCAACACAAAGCCCAAACACTGGCGGCAGCTCTCCTTAATGCTGCCAGCTGTCTGCATTTAAAATCTCACTGAAAGTGCCCTAACATTATTATACAGAGCTGTGCTCCACAGGAGCCTCGTGTGTGTTTGGGTGACACCACACACAGCTTTTATTGGGTCTCATTAGTCCAGTATAGTAACACAATGCAGCATTAAATTGAAGTATTTTGGTCACATGACCTTGAAGCCCTTGAAGAAAAATCCACAATCGtccataaaaatattatttcaataattatcTCATGAAATCTGGTCTGTCTCATTAGTCTAGTGTAGTAACACAGTTCAGAATTGATTCTCAGTGTTTGGGTCACCTGGAAGCTCTTGATTAGGTGTTCACTCGTGTGGGGACTAACGTTTGCTGACGTTACCATGGTGATTAAAGCAGATATTGGTACCTCTGGCAGTGCGGACTGCTACCAGGTCCTGCTGGATTatgaaatcagcatctacacaaagcttgtcagcagaaggaagcatgacaTACTTTTagatgtcctggtagatggctgcatcgACCAACACCAGAAGATGACATGATTCAAGTGAATATCACGAAGAAaagctaaaatattatttcGCTAAATGGATGTTCTTGGGGAGCCTTTTCACAGTATATTGAGTAAAATACCaatacttttattttggaagagcCAGTGTACTCTGCCTTTGTTTCCGGTTGTTGTTTGGCCCAGCAGTCTGATAAAAACGTTAAAACTACGCGTTGTTTAATGAAATTGAGGCAGTACCTCTTGACTGCGGGATCCCTTCAGCACCTGGCGGGTCAACGCAATCACATCTCCGCTGCAGGAGCCTACCTTGTCGGATAATAAACCTTTGACAGACTGGCCGAACCGCGGCTGAGTATCAGCTGACGccatttttttgtgttgaagAACGACGGTGCGCGGAAAGGTCCAAAAAAGTGTAGCAACGCCTTCATGAGGCGCCTGTCATTTCAGTTCGtcataaagaagaaaaatgttcgGTTCACATATTGAGCCCGTCGTTCATTCGGTAGTTTACACAATTTACCACATTGATTTAATCATCTGCTCATACATTTCAAATATTTGGAAACAACTACAGGCTTTAATTCCTTCACATGAACGtataattaacatttttatttgaaaatgtcaaaataaccTGTGATACTGTTAAAACACGATTGAATCAGAGCATGCAATTTAATAAACACTCTATTGTCAGAAGCATTTGCTCACctgccttcacacacacacatgaatttGAGTGTTAAGATCGCAATCAATATGTCTGTTCATCCTTTGGCTGAATTATGACCTTTCTTACAGAAGTGCATTTATGTGGTCAGGCACTGATgttggaagagatggtttgactTACAGTCTCTGCCCTAATTCACCCCAAAGATGTTCTCTCAGGTTGAGATCAGGTGTCTGTGCAGGTCAGCTCTTCCACACCAAACTGGATCaaccatgtctttatggaccttgctttgttcACCGTTGTCAACTCctgaaaaacagccccacaccataattctccctccaccaaactttacacagtGCAATCAGGAAAGTACCGTTCTCCTGACAGCTGCCAAACCCAGACTCGTCATTGGATTGCTGGACAGAGTGAGAGATCTATTTTTCACTCCAGAGAACATGTCTCCACTGCTCGAGAGTTCAGTGGCAATTTactttacaccactgcatctCACTCCATGCAGATGGTGACGTAAGGGTTGGATGCAGTTGCTCGGCCATGGAGacccattccatgaagctctTTTGTCACTGTTCTTTAACTAATTTAAGGTTGTGACCTATGAGCACTTTGCTCCTCAGCATCCTCTGATCCCATTGTTGTTGATGTTGTTCCCAAACACTTCCACGGTGTTATAATCTGACTGCTGAGTATTTAGCAGTGAGGAAATTTCTTGATTGATTTTGTTGCACAGGTAGCATCCTATCATGGTACCAAGGTG
This genomic stretch from Girardinichthys multiradiatus isolate DD_20200921_A chromosome 22, DD_fGirMul_XY1, whole genome shotgun sequence harbors:
- the borcs7 gene encoding BLOC-1-related complex subunit 7 yields the protein MASADTQPRFGQSVKGLLSDKVGSCSGDVIALTRQVLKGSRSQELLGQAARNMVIQEDAILHSEDSLRKMSIITTHLQYQQEAIQKNVEHSKNLQDQLTHLLK